In Acidimicrobiales bacterium, the sequence ACGCGGAATCGGGCAAGTCGGGCCACAGAATCCCGAGGAGAACCAAGAAGTCTCGGATCTCGGTGCGGGTCATGCCGTCGGGACGGGCGACGAGAGCGTCGTGGATGGCCTCGGCCAGCGGGTCACCGACGACGGGGGCGAACACCTTGGCCACCGAGTCGGTGGAGTACTCCCACAGCGCCAGGGCCGCCTCGAGGTGCGCCAGGCCGATCGAGGCGGCCCCGTCGACGAGCGCGTAGAGAAGTGACAGGCGCAGCACATGCGCCTCGGCCCGGGCCAAGAGCCCGGCGACGATGCCGTCGGGCCCATGGCCGGCTCCGGCCATGCGGGCATAGGCGTCCCACCACGCCGCCCGGGCGCCGGTCGAGAAGCGCATCCGGCCGCGCCGCTTGGCCTCGGTCAGGTGGGTGCCCAGGCGGCCCTCCATGCCGGTGCCGGCCAAGGGGTCGGGGTCGCCGCCCTCCGGGAGGAGACGCACCCGACGGGCGGCCACGAAGAAGAAGCGGTTGAGAAGCCCGTTGGCCACCTCGAGGCTCGAGGTGTAGTGAGTGAGCTCGGCCGCGGTGATGTGCCCGATCACCGACAGGTGCGGCCCCGAGGCCCGCGCCGGGGCGGTTCGGGTGAGAAGGGCCAGGGGCCGACCGTCCCAGGCGGAGCGCAGCACCGGCGAGAGCGTGTTCACGTCCCGGGTGGTGGCCTTGAGCACCGAGGCGAACTCCGGCTCGACGACCAACAGGCGGGGGTCCGCCGCCCCGGGATCGGCGCCTTCGGGGTCTCGCAGGGCCCAAACCAGGCCTTCCCCGGAGGACAGCCCCGTCGAGGTTCGTGCGCCGAAGCCGGGCACCGCCCGGCCCATGAGACGGGCCACGTGGTCCCAGGATGAGCCCTTTCTGGCCTTGGCCGAGTCCCCCACCACCACCACGAACTCATTCGGGTGGTGGCGGGTGGCCTCCACCGCCGCCCAGGCCCCCCGCCCGACCGTCACCCCGGCGGCCACGAGCAGCTGGGCCAGGATGGCGACGGGGTCGGCCTCGGTGTGGGGGGCGATGGCGGACACCAGCGCGCCGGCCATCCCCTGGTAGGCGGCCCCCGCCGGGGGGGCGGGCCACCCCGGTGCCGGGGCCAGCTCCGCTGAGTTCACCGGGCTCACTCCGAGGCCACCTCGGCCACCGCGGCACGCGCTGCGGACTCGTCGACGATGGCCTTGCCCGAAGCGAAGGCGGCCACCAGGGACTGGGTGGCCAAGTTGTTGACCGCCCGGGGCAGGCCCCGGGAGACCTGGTGGATGAGGCCGATGGCGTCGTCGGAGAACAGCGGGTCGGAGCGACCAGCGAGGCCCAGGTGATGCGTGATGTAACTCGCACACTCGGTGGGGTCCAGGCCGCAGAGCGCGTAGCGCAGCCCGACGCGCTGGTCCAGCGCTGCGAAGGCCCCGAGGCGCAGACGTCGGCGCAGTGTCGGCTGTCCCAACAACATGAGGCAGAACGGGGAGGCAGCATCCATGCCGGCATTGGACAGACAGCGCAGGCCCTCGAGGGTCTCGGCATCGAGCATGTGGGCCTCGTCGACCACGACCGTGACCGCCTTTCCCCGCTCGGCGGCCTCCGCCGCGATGGCGTCCTGGGTCTGGGGGATGAGCGAGGCGGCGTGGAAGCGAGGGCTGCCCCCCAACGCCGAGACGATCGCCGCGTACATCCCCCGGGTGCCCACGCCCGGGGTGCCCAGGTAGACGATGCTGTGGCGCGACGGGTCCAGGCCAGCCACGGCGGCCCGTGCTGCCACGGTCTTGCCCGAGCCGCACTCGCCGGTGACCACGCCGATGGCGGACTCGGTGATGCACCAGGAGATGCGGGCCACCGCCTGGGCGTGGGCGGCATGACCGTGGAGCATCTGGGGAGCCAGGTCCTTGCCGAAGGGCATGCGGCCAAACCCGTAATGCGCGCGCAGACGGTCGATGCTCATGGGGTCTCCTCCTCGGTGGGCACGGCAGGGTCGGCGGCACTGGAGAGCGCGGCGTAGTCGATGCGGGTCCGGGACAGCTCGGCGGCCCGGCGCGCCGCCACCATCCCCAGGTAGTCGATGCCGGTGGGCACCGGCTCCGGGGCGGCGTCGGGGCGGGCCTTGGGATGGACATGGCGCCCGATGCGAACCGGGACAGCTCGGCCCATGCCCCTGCCCTCGAAGCGCACCTCGATGTCGGTCAAGTCGAACGGGTCGAAGACCAACTCCACGCGCCGACCGACCAGGGCGACGTCGACCTCGAAAGCATTCCCGTGCAGCGACACCGTGGCGGTCTTGGTCACTGACCGGAACTCCGACCACAGGAACGCCTCGTGCAGCGCCTCGGGAGAGGGAAGCTCGGGGGCCCCGACGCGACTGAAGCGCTCGATCGGGCGCTCCTTGGTCTCGGAATGGACTCGGCGGTGATAGACGACCTCCACCCAGGCGCTGAAGAGGCGATTGAGCTCGGCCAGATCCGCCCCTCCGCCCCGGGCCTCCAGCTCGACGAGGAAGCCAGCCCTCACCGTCCTGAAGAACCGCTCGATCTTCCCCTTCGTGGCCGCCGCCCGGGGGCTGGCGTGGATGACCCGGATGCCCAGGGACGCGCAGGCGCGCATGAACTGCACGTTCACGAACGCCGCTCCCCGGTCGACCAGCACCGCCCGGGGCACGCCACGCGCCGACACGCCGGCGCGCAACGCGGCGCAGAGCCGCAGTGTGTCCTCGGCCGGGCACCAGCGATGGCCGGGCACGGCCCGGCTGTAGTCGTCGATGAAGGCCAGCAGGTAGGCCTTGGCGCCCCCGACCATGGGACCGTGCAGGGCATCCCCGGTCCACAACTCGTTGGGGGTGGAGGCCTCGAAGCGCCCATAGGCGCGTGGGGCGGACCCGTCGGGGCGGACGTTGAGGCCCACTCGGGCGAAGTGGCGCTGGATGCTGCGCACCCCAGGAGGGCAGAGCCCCGCCTCGGCCATGACGCGTACGATTTGCTCGGCGCTGCGCCCGGGGGCCTCACGCTTCAAGGCCACGGCCGCGGCGAACAGCTCGGAGTCGATCTTGGGGGCGACCTTGCGCGGCTGGGGGACGAGGGCCTCGAAGCCACCTGCCCGCCAGGCCCGGATCCACTCGTCCAGGGTGGAGCGCCCCACCCGGATGCGTCGCCCGTCAGGGGTGAGGTGTTCCAAGGACGCGAGGGCGCGCACCAGCGCGCCCCGTTCGGCCTTGGACAGCGCGGGGTCCGCTGCCTCGCGGATCAACGAGTAGCGAAACAGGGCCACGTCCCGATAGCGGTCCTCCATGCGGCCCGGCTGCTCCTTCCTTCGACCAGGAGAACCATGAACGATCAGGGCAGCGCCGGGAAGGGGACACTCGTGTTGCAAAGCAGCGCCCCGCCGGACATCGCCGACACGAGCGACCAGATGGGCCGCGGGCCGAAGGCAAGTACCGCGGCGCGTGTCGCGGTTCCGATGGCCGCCAGGGCGTCACCGAGCGCGCCGCCGGTGGGTTCGATCGGCCCCAACAGCGGGTCCAGGGCCACCGCCCAGCGGGTGAAGTGCACCCGGATGGCCTCGGCGGCGCGGACGAAGGCACGCAGCCAGCCCCGCACCGTGTCCTTGTGACGTCGGAGGGACTCCGTGATCCGGTCGAGGCCGAGACCGTCGCCTTTGGCCTGGAGCGCCTCCCCGATGGTCTCGGCGTCGTCCCGGCGCCGGAGGAGGGCCACGTCTGCCAGCAGCACATGGCTGGACCTGCAGCTGCGACACCGGCTGCGACGGGGACGGACGGGTTGTTCGTGACCGTCCCGGCGGCGCAGCCCCC encodes:
- a CDS encoding DUF3987 domain-containing protein, with product MSPVNSAELAPAPGWPAPPAGAAYQGMAGALVSAIAPHTEADPVAILAQLLVAAGVTVGRGAWAAVEATRHHPNEFVVVVGDSAKARKGSSWDHVARLMGRAVPGFGARTSTGLSSGEGLVWALRDPEGADPGAADPRLLVVEPEFASVLKATTRDVNTLSPVLRSAWDGRPLALLTRTAPARASGPHLSVIGHITAAELTHYTSSLEVANGLLNRFFFVAARRVRLLPEGGDPDPLAGTGMEGRLGTHLTEAKRRGRMRFSTGARAAWWDAYARMAGAGHGPDGIVAGLLARAEAHVLRLSLLYALVDGAASIGLAHLEAALALWEYSTDSVAKVFAPVVGDPLAEAIHDALVARPDGMTRTEIRDFLVLLGILWPDLPDSASRSRATPLQRRQGRSASLRVPSGLPR
- a CDS encoding DDE-type integrase/transposase/recombinase; translation: MEDRYRDVALFRYSLIREAADPALSKAERGALVRALASLEHLTPDGRRIRVGRSTLDEWIRAWRAGGFEALVPQPRKVAPKIDSELFAAAVALKREAPGRSAEQIVRVMAEAGLCPPGVRSIQRHFARVGLNVRPDGSAPRAYGRFEASTPNELWTGDALHGPMVGGAKAYLLAFIDDYSRAVPGHRWCPAEDTLRLCAALRAGVSARGVPRAVLVDRGAAFVNVQFMRACASLGIRVIHASPRAAATKGKIERFFRTVRAGFLVELEARGGGADLAELNRLFSAWVEVVYHRRVHSETKERPIERFSRVGAPELPSPEALHEAFLWSEFRSVTKTATVSLHGNAFEVDVALVGRRVELVFDPFDLTDIEVRFEGRGMGRAVPVRIGRHVHPKARPDAAPEPVPTGIDYLGMVAARRAAELSRTRIDYAALSSAADPAVPTEEETP
- a CDS encoding DUF6431 domain-containing protein, translated to MLIVGTDQDEVEADLRAGRLACPPCGGQLGPWGHARWRGLRRRDGHEQPVRPRRSRCRSCRSSHVLLADVALLRRRDDAETIGEALQAKGDGLGLDRITESLRRHKDTVRGWLRAFVRAAEAIRVHFTRWAVALDPLLGPIEPTGGALGDALAAIGTATRAAVLAFGPRPIWSLVSAMSGGALLCNTSVPFPALP
- a CDS encoding AAA family ATPase, producing the protein MSIDRLRAHYGFGRMPFGKDLAPQMLHGHAAHAQAVARISWCITESAIGVVTGECGSGKTVAARAAVAGLDPSRHSIVYLGTPGVGTRGMYAAIVSALGGSPRFHAASLIPQTQDAIAAEAAERGKAVTVVVDEAHMLDAETLEGLRCLSNAGMDAASPFCLMLLGQPTLRRRLRLGAFAALDQRVGLRYALCGLDPTECASYITHHLGLAGRSDPLFSDDAIGLIHQVSRGLPRAVNNLATQSLVAAFASGKAIVDESAARAAVAEVASE